TAGCCAACCGAGCGCATGGTCATGTCTCCAGCGTTGGAGGGCCGACGCCGGGAGAAAAGTATTGCATTACCTATTCAAGCGGAGCAACCGAGATTCCGCTCGCAGAATGGACGTGCGTTGCGATGAGCTACGACGGACAAACGTCCCGCGTTTATGTGAATGGGAAGTTGGACTCGCTGGACGACTACAATCCTTTTCTCGCTCCTGGGGGCCTGTTTGATGGAAAAGAAGAAGGGGCCGCTTTTACCGTCGGCGCCGTTCATCGCTCCAACGAATGGGGAAATTTCTTTGGTGGAGACATCGGGGGATTGGCGATCTTTGATCGATCGCTCCACGAAACGGAATTAAGCCAACTTGCCGGAAACGGCGACCCGGACGAATCGCACTAGTGTTCCGTCACGCGACAATTTTCAGGCGCCATGATTTTATTAGCCGTAGTGCGTTAGCACCGGTTTCTGATGGGAACTCATTTGCGAAAGACACTTGGTAACAGAAACCGCGGCTAACGCCGTGCGGCTGATTTCGTGGAAGCCGAAAATAGCGGTTTGACAGAACACTAGGCGAATAACGCAGCATCAGTCTTGCTGCATTAGATAGGCTACCAGGTCGGCCATGTTGTTGTGCGAGATCGATTTGCCAAAGCCTTCCGGCATCAGGCTCTTGCCTGTGGATTGCAGCTCCTCAATATCTTCCCGAAAGATGGCTGTCGATTCGCCATTGGAGCGCAGGATCGTCAGACTATGATCCGATTCGTTCGTGATGATTCCAGAAATCACGCGGCCATCGACCGTGGCGATCAGATAGTTCAGGTACTTCGAGTCGACCGACTTATTGGGAGCGACAATCGCTTCCAAGAGGTTCTTTGGCGTCCGGTTGGTCAGCGATCCCAAGTTGGGCCCGACCTGACCACCTTCGTCTCGAAAACGATGGCAAACGCTGCAGTTCTTTTGGAAGACGATTCTTCCCTGCGTCGCGTCTCCTTGATCGACGGAACCAGTCTCTATGCTGGTGTTGTTAGAGGGCTCGACCGACGCGTGAAAATAAACGCGAAATTGATCCGCTGCAGGGTGATTGAGAAAGCGTTGCTGCAACGCTAGGTCGATATCCGCAGCGACAAGCGTACGATCACGAAGCGCCTGAATAAATCGGTCGTGCCAGGCGGGCTGAGAAGCGATTTCTTCTAGAATGGTGCGTCGCATTTGCGGCGAATAGGCGGACCAACCAGAGAGCAGCACGTCGCAACATTCCGGCGTAGACTGCTCTCCGAGTTTGCATATCAGCGCTTTCTGAAGATCCGAAGAGACCGTGGGCTGCAATATTTGCGCGGCTAACTTGAGATCGGATGAGAGTTTGTCAGGAACCAGAAAAAGCGTATGGATCGCCAAGGTTTTTAGCCAAGCGGGAGCCGTATTAGAGGTAATAACATGACGTGACGACTCGGCGACATGCGGGATTGCTTCGATCAACTGCGTGGGAAGATTATCCTTCTGCACGTTGGACAAGCGGCTGACAATATCGACGGCGATCATCGCCCTGGCAAGGTCCTCCGTTTCTTCGGAATTCTCCGACAATATGCGGAGAAGCGGTTCGTGCACATCCAACGCCAGCGCCATTCGCATCACCTCTCGGTAAACTTCTCGGACCGCTTCTTTTTCTGGCGGCAATTCTGAAATAGAGAGAGCAACTGCGGCAATATTTTCGGAGGTCAGCGAGCTCAAGAGAGCTGTGCGAATCCATTTGGAGGAGAGATGCTGCGGGAGCAACTTGGCCATGAGCTCGACGGCGAAGGGTTGATTCCATTGTCCAAGCGAGCACGCCAATTGAAGTTGAATGACCGGATCGGGATCTTGGGCCAGGTTGGCGATCGCCTGGGAAAGTTCGGGACTGGGATCGGCGATGCGCTCCGCCATCCTTAAGCTATGCCGGCGAATTGGCATGGAAGGATCTTTCAGACCTTTGACAAGAATCTTTTCGTCTGTTTCGCCAATACCATGTAAGACGTAAAGCGCGTTAAGCCGACCCAACGGCGTGTGGTCTAGGTCCAAGAAATCGCGGATTGCGGCTTCCAGAGCGGGATCTTGAGTTTCAAAAAGCAATCGCTTTGCATTGTCACGAATCCAACCGTTGGTATGGTCCAACAGTTCGACCAACGCAGCTGTCGATTGTTCGCGAAGTCGCAGCGGAGGATGGACGACGCCCTCTTCAGGAACAACGCGATAGATACGGCCCCGGCCATCACCGGCACGCACATAGGGAGCAATTGCCTGTTTGCCTGCTTCGGGCAGCCAATGAGGGTGTTCGATCACGTAGCGATACATGTCGACCACCCAGAGTGCGCCGTCCGGACCGGTTCGCACCATGACGGGGCGACACCAGCGGTCTTGCGAAGCGAGAAAGTCAACCGTGTCGTTCGCAGAATCTCGTTGCATTGTAAAACTGACCCCCTGACGAGTCAGAAGGTTGTGCTGAATGATGTTATGGACCGGTTCGCAGGTAAAGCTGTGCGAGACATCGCCCTCGGCAAAGAGCAGTGAATCTCGATAGACCATGCCAGAGCAAGCGGAGGTAAAGCGTCCCGCTTGTTGATGGGAGTGAAACCGCGATTCGATTTCGCTGATCGGATAGACGCGCGGATTCGCCTCGGTCAGCAGGGACCGCGGCTCAGGTGCGATCATGTGAGGGTTTCTGCAGAGATACTTCTCTTCCAGCACATAGTGCCATAGCGGGAAGCTGTTTTGCACGCCAAACCAGTTGCCCCAGCCATCGGTGTTCCGTCCAAACTGCGACGGACCTGAAAGCGGCTCAACGATTCCCGTGGTTGGATGAAAGCGGAAGTCGCGGCTCCCTATTTGAAAGAGTTCGCCGGTTCGATGGGATTTGATTTTTGTACCGCCGCCGTAGGAGGATGCATGGCTTCCGCTAGCGCAATAGATCCAGCCATCGAGTCCCCACCGCAGTCCATTCATGCGCAACTGTTGGTTTCCTTCGTGGAAGCCGCTGAAGAGGACCTCTTTGCGATCGCAAACGCCATCCTTATCCGTGTCGGCCAGGTAAAGGATTTCCGGCGCCGCCGTCACGATCACGCCATCGTTCCAAGCAACGATTCCGTTGGGAAAGTTAAGTCCATCCATAAAGAGCGTGGACTTGTCGTACTGACTGTCCGCATTGGTGTTTTCGAGAACTCGGATACGACCTCCCGGCTTCCCGTTCCCATCAAGACCGTTGGGATAGTCGGCCATTTCGACAACCCACAGCCGACCATCCGCATCCCAGTCAATCGCCACCGGATCCATGGTCAGCGGTTCCGCCGCCATCAACTCGACGCGAAAGCCGTCGCGGGCTTTCCAGGCCGAAAGACCTGCCTGGGGTTCCAGCGGCTTGGTAGGAGCAGGGGATTCATCGGCAGGAGTGAACGTCGTTTCCGAGAGTTGGGGATCGGGCGCTAATTCGAGCAGTTCAATGTTTCGATAAAGCACTTCCGCACATTCGCATTGAAACGCGATACGGCCGGAAGTTAGCGGAATTGCCTTCCCCGGGGATTTCTGAAAAGCCTTCATGTTGACGCAAAAGTTATTGATCTGACCATTGACCAAGTGCAATGCACGATCTCCTCTTACAACGACTTCGACGGTGGTCCAACCATCCGATTCCCGTGTCTGACTCTTCACCACGCGCGTGACCTTGCCGGGCTGACCAAAGGTCTTGTAGGCGCCGTTGGACGCAGCGTCGGTGAATTGCTTTTGGGAAGCATCCACCGGGCTATCGCCGCCGGTATAGACGAAGTAAAGATCTCCCGTATCCCCTTCTTGAACTTGACATTCGACGCTCGTGGGCCAGATCTTTTCGGCGCCGATCGTATGGTAGAGAAGTCCCGCGTCACGTTTTTGGCGCATTCGAGGTGCGAACTTCTTCTCGCCCCAGCGATACTCGAAACGGAGACGGTAGTCGCAATACTCGCGGTCGGTCAACAGAACGCCGTATGGCATGGTCTTCCCAGCCGGCGTGTCGCGATAGACGTGGATCGTATCGTCGACAGCTTGAAAGATCTTGTCCGGATCTTCGCCCGGCTGCTGATTTTTGAGGACCACTTTCCAACCGGCGAAATTCTTCCCGTTGAAAAGTGATCGCCACGATTTCCCTGCGGAATCTTGCACTGCCTGACGATAGAAAACTTGACTTTCTGGAAGCGACGCCTGGTTCGATTCCGCCGCGATAGATATTTGCAAATCAACGCTAACGAGCGTCCAGACGACAAGCAGCGCGCACAGAAGTCTCGTCGCCTTAGAAACAGGCGCCGAGGATTGAAGATCCGTGATCAAGGGGACTCGAGTATTCCGACGAGCTCCGGTTGTCTGCTGGGTCATTGTTCCAACACTCTCAAAGGAAGTGAATGGTCGCCGTTTTCAAAGGGTGAATTTGACGCGGTGACCAAGAAGTGATTTGCCGCAGGCGCTTAGCAAGAGGGTGTTAGAGCAAGATCGATGCTTCGGTTTCTCGCTCTCTTTATCTTTCGGGGAAATCGGCAAGTAGCCAATTACGTGTACAGCAGGGCGAGCGTCAAAGACAACGAATGCTCCAAGTGATGTCGCATTACATCCGCCGCTTGCACAGGATCACGGGACTTTAAACCTTCGTAGACTTCCAGATGTTTCTGGCCAGGAATTTCGGAGGTCCGTTTTTCGGTTTGATCGAGGGTCACCAGCCGATCCAATAACGGGATCAGCGACTCTCGCAACTCGGGAACGCCGCAGAAATCGGTGATCGTCACGTGAAATGCAATGTCCGCCTGGCGACACTGATCGAGTTGATTTCCTTCCTCAAACAGTCGATCCACTTTTTCGGCCAAACCGCCTAATACCGACAACTGAATGTCATCCGCCAGCATCGCACAGCGGCGAATCGCTTCGCACTCGATTGCGATGCGAAGAACTCCCTCGGCACGAATACGATGCAAGTCACGCGTAATGACTCGTGCTCCCGCCTTTCCTTCAAGCGTAACAAATCCTTCCGCCGCCAAAGCCTTGATCGCTTCTGAAGCGGCGTTGATTCCCGTTCCGTATTCGCTTGCGATGGGCCGGAGAGTCAATTGCGTATTGGCGTCAATCTTACGACTGAGGATTTTCGAGCGAAGGTCCAAGAAAATACGACGAGCCTTTGTAGGCGGGGCCTGCGTATCGGATTGTCTGGCCACGAATGAGTCTCCTAGGAGGCGTGATTGCTTAAGAGTACAGTGTACCAACAGTGAGGGCTGAATCAAGAGGATGCTCAAGAAGATTGCGGCTCCAGGGATTCGCTTACTGGATTACGGCTCTCCATTGGACGAACGTACTTTCAAGGGGAATTAATCAGGCGAAATTAGCGTATTCGCCTGCTTGGTAAGTCTTTTTTTACCGCATGCAAAGCAGTTGCTCCGGTTGTCGCCAATCGCTCGATGTCGCCTAGCGACGGCAAAACCTATGAAAATCGAGATCGAAAATTGTGGACTCGTTAGGTCATGTTGGTACGATGACGCGTCGCGTGTGCGGCGTCGACTCCGACTAATGTTCGCGAAACTTGGAGGGGCGGCAATTGAACCAGCGTTGGAAAGTGTCGGAGAACGAAAATTGCGAGGCATAGCCGAGTTGGCGCGCAACGGCTTCGATCGTCAGGTTGGTCGAACGCAATAGCGACGCCGCTTTCTGCATGCGCAAAAACGTCACGTGCTGAACTGGAGAACGGCCTAGCGACGTCAGGCATAATCGTCGCAGATGTTCTTTGCTGACGCAGCCAATCTCGGCGAGCGCGCCGAGGGTCCAAGGTTCATCTAAGCGATGTTCAACAATGGACCAAATCTTCGTTAATCTTTCGTCTTGTCGTTGCGGGTGAGCAAAATTCAACACGTAGTTGTGAAGCAACTCGATCCAGCGCAATATTTGGCCAGCGTCCCCGCCTTGGGTCACTTCCGAAGTAAATCCTTGAACAGCTAGTCGAATCGGAGTGACGTCATATTTTCGAAGCGCCGGCGAGTGCAGCGAAACGATTGGCTTGCGTTTGGGAAGCTCTTGGTAACGCACCCAACAAAATCGCCAGGGTACGTTGGGAATCCCCTTCAACCCATTTGGAATCAGAGGAGGCTGAATACAGGCCTGCCCGGCGGAAACTTGTCGCCATTCTCCATCGATCAAAACCAGTCCCTCGCCGCCGAAGCAGGCCAAGAAAAACGTGCCAGACAGATTCGTGCGAGTGATCTCAATCGGAATAGTGGCTTCCATTATTCCGCAATGAGCGATCAAGAAATCACGAAGGGTAGCGCATATCGACGAACCTGCGATCCAGTCGCGTCGATCTTCGTCACTGCTGCGTACGACAGTGATTTTCGTAGTCGGGTCAACGATGTGGATTTCGCGCATGCTTTGGTGTGCCTGCTCGATGGCGGCCAGCGGCAATAAGGTCAACAATGAACGAAGTGCAGTGGAGCATTGTAGCCCCTTCTTGTCACAAAAAACGCTCGATCTTTTCTGTTCGCTACAAAATCCGCCGCTCTTCAATCAAGTCCGCTTCTCCCTCATCTGTTCATTAGGAGTTGACGAGTCATGTCGAAATCGCTTCGTTTGGGATTTACGCTGGTGGAGTTATTGGTAGTCATCGCCATTATCGGCGTGTTAATCGCTTTGCTGCTTCCCGCTATCCAACAAGCGCGTGAAGCTGCCCGCCGCATGTCGTGCACGAACAACTTAAAGCAAGTTGGTCTTGCGCTGCACAATTACCACGACACCCTCGGCCAGTTTCCGCCGGGGCATAGTCTCTCGTCGGATTGCTCGAAACAATATGGGTCTTGGGTCGTCGCAATCTTGCCGGGCATGGAACAAACCTCCCTGCGAGAACTCTATGTGGATACGACCGACTGGTGGCGCGGCGAAAACCAGCCTGCTCGTGCAATTGAGGTCGACACGCTTGTCTGCGCCTCGGACGTAAACGTCGCCAATTACAACACGACCTATGATTTTGGTTTCCGCGGAAACTACGCCGCCAACATCGGGATCGGGACCTACAGTCGCAGTCAGTGCGGCTCTCCGGACGATCATACCGGACTAACGACGAAAGGGCCGTTTCTGTTGAACGCCAAGGTCGGGATGCGGGATATCACCGACGGCACGTCGAACACCTTCGCCATCGGAGAAATTCGTCGCGTCAACTCCAACGATTCGCGCGGCGCGCTGTTCGCCGATGCGGGGTCGAACCTGTTAGCGTTTGACTTTGGGCCGAATCCCACCTCGGCCGACATCACCGAACGTTGTGTGAATCAGCCAGAAAACGGCCTGCCTTGCTCGAGCAACGGATCCGGCGGCCCGCATCGATTGTCGGCCCGCAGTCTGCACCCCGGCGGCGTTAATATGCTGTTGTTTGACGGCAGCGTTCGCTTTGTGCCGGAGACGGTCAGTCTGACCACGTGGCAAGGGATGGCGTCCATGAATGGTCAAGAAGTGGTTGATTCGTCGTTTTAGCGGCGGCATTCACGAACGAGACGTCAGGTTCACGGGACACTTTCATTGAAGAGGATAAGGGAAGATCGCCGCCTGTCGACTGGATTGGCCATGCAGGCGTGAAAGTTCAGGCTCAACATAAGGAGAAAACGCATCGTGTTGCAAAATGGAAAACAGCTAGGAATCATTGCAAGCGTCATCGCCTGTCTTGTTGCAGCCGGTTGCTTGTCCCGCAGTTCTTCGGAGGCTGCGAAGTATCCGGTCTCGGGAAGCGTGCAATGGAAAGGCGAACCGCTGGAAGTCGGCACGATATTTTTTGTTCCGAAAACGGCGACTGGAAACGGCACGACCCTGGATATCGCAGGAGGAGAATTTGTCAGCTCAGGCGTCGCCCAGCAACTAATCCCTGGCGAATATCGCATTGAAATTACGTCCGCCAAAAAGACGGGCAAAGTGATTCCTGGACCAGGCCCCAATGGTCAAGTAGAAGAAATCATTCAAGTAATTTCGACGCGATATAATGCAAACAGCACTCTCACTGCGCAGGTGAGCGATACTGCGGAAAACCGGTATCAATTCAAGTTGACCAACAATTAAGAGGTTTCACAGTGCCTAATCCTTGGACTGGTATCGGCAATCCATACACGCGACAAGAAGTTGTCGATCGTCTGCGAGCGACCATTGATCGCAATGAGCCCATCATCGCAGGCGGGGCAGGCGTTGGCATCAGCGCCAAGCTATTGGAGAGAGGAGGCGTCGACCTAATCATCGTCTATAACTCAGGGCGTTTTCGGATGGCCGGACATGGTTCGACCGCCGGCCTGATGGCTTATGGCGACGCAAACGCGATCGCGATGGAAATCGGCGAACACGAAGTGCTGCCGGTCGTCGAAGAAACGCCGGTTATTTGCGGCGTTCATGCGACCGATCCGCGCCGCCGCATGTGGCACTGGTTGTTGCAAGTCAAAGAAATGGGCTTCTCTGGCGTCAATAATTTTCCCACGCATACGATCGTCGACGGTGAATTCCGGCAAATCCTTGAAGAGACCGGAATGAGCGTCAAAAAAGAATTTGAGATGGTTTCGCTCGCTCGCAAGATGGATCTTTTTTCGATCGTCTATGTGGCCAGCTCTTCTGAAGCTCGGGCGATGGCCGAAGCCGGCGCCGACGTCATCATCGCGCATGTCGGTACGACGATCGGCGGTACGATCGGCGTGGTCAACGCCGCTTGTACGCTGGAGCAAGCCGCGATGCGAACGCAGGGGATCTGCTCCGCCGCGATGCGAGTTCGCTCTGACATCATTTGTCTGTCGCATGGCGGCCCGATCCTGACTCCAGAAGACGCCGCCTATATCAACCAACATACCGATGCGGTCGGCTTCGTCGGCGCATCCAGTCTCGAACGGATCGCGTTTGAAGACTCGCTGACCGATTTAACGCGACGATTTAAGAGCATTCCGGTCGCCAAAGCTGTTTCGGAGGTATAGATGGCCGTTATCGCAGTCCTGGGAACATTGGACACGAAGGGGCAAGAGCACGCCTTCGTCGCCGACGCTATTCGCTCACGCGGACATGACGTTCTCTTGATCGACGTCGGCTCGGATCAGCTTCCGGCGGTTGAGCCCGATATCTCGCGAGAGGAAGTCGCCCAAGCCGCGAGTCTTGATTGGCGGACGATTTCCGCTCGCCATGACCGGGGCGAGTGCGTTTCGGCAATGTCGCTCGCCGCTCCGGAATTGCTCTCGCGTTTCGTGCACGAACGTCGCATCGACGGGGTCATCTCCTTAGGCGGAGGAGGCGGCACGGCGATTGCCACCGCCGCGATGCGCTGCTTGCCGGTCGGCTTTCCGAAGGTCATGGTATCTACGCTCGCCAGCGGCAATACGGCCCATTATCTGGGGACGAAAGATATTGTCATGATTCCAAGCGTGGTCGATGTGGCGGGACTCAATCGCATTTCGCGCCGCATCTTCGCGCAAGCCGCCGGCGCGATTTGCGGCATGGTCGAGACCGAGTTAGACGAGTCGGCGGCCAAGCCGTTGATTGTCGCTAGTATGTTTGGCAATACGACGCAATGTATTGATAAGGCGATTCCCGCTTTGGAAAAAGCGGGTTATGAAGTGCTGGTTTTTCATGCGACTGGCGCCGGCGGCCGCGCCATGGAATCGCTCATTCGCGATGGATTGGTCGACGGAGTGTTGGATGTCACCACAACCGAATGGGCCGACGAATTGGTCGGCGGCGTTCTCTCGGCTGGACCAGATCGCTTGGACGCTGCGGCACTTGCCGGCGTACCTGCGATTGTCGCACCAGGTTGCCTGGACATGGCGAACTTCGGAGAGCGCTCCACGTTACCGCCAAAGTTTGAAGGCCGCAATCTCTACATTCATAATCCTCAAGTCACGCTGATGCGAACCAACAAGGCGGAATGTCGTGAGCTAGGCCGAATTCTCGCCGAGAAGGTAAATCGCTACACGGCGCCGGTGACCGTGCTGCTGCCGCTGCAAGGCGTTAGCGTAATCAGCGCTCCTGGCCAACCCTTTTACGATCCCGCCGCCGATGCGGCGTTGTTCGACTCGTTGACGGAGAATCTGGATGAATCGATTGCGATTCGTCGGATCGACGCCAATATTAATGATGAAGAGTTCGCCCGGGCATGCACCCAATCGCTACTACAAAATATTCACGCCCACCAACCGTCGACCGTTTAATGGATCCCCTCTCACACGTCTCTTTTGCAAATAGGATTTCCAGCGTGCCTAGCGTCAAACACTTCGGCGTCTTTCAGTTCAAAGATCACATCGATTCCCAGCAAATCGAGCGTTGCTTCGCCGCTATGCATGGGATGGTCGGTGAAATTCCTGGGCTGACGGAGATGATTCACGGTCCTTACAAAAGCGACGAGGGCCTGAATTCCGGTTATACGCATGGCTTCATTATGACGTTCGAAAGTCCGGAGGCTCGCGACGCTTATCTCCCTCATCCGTTGCACGAACGGGTGAAAGAGATCGTGGTCCCCTGTCTTGAGCGGGTCATTGTGTTCGATTTCGATGTGAATCCATAGATAGTATCGCTTCGCTTTTCCCGCGCCCTCCCAACTCCCTTGATGCTATGAATCCGCTATCGCTCCCCTGTTTCGGTTGGATGACATTGCTGCTGTCGCTAACGCTGCCGACGATCGCATGCGGTCAGAAAGCGGAGAATCTGTTTGACGGCAAATCGCTCGATGGCTGGGAGACTCTCACCCGCGATCAAAAATGGTGGCGCGTGCAAGACGGATTCCTTGCCGGCGGCTCACTAACTCAAATAGTCCCGCACAATACCTTTGTCGCGACAGAAAAGAGCTATCAGAATTTTGAGTTGAAATTGGCGATCCGCATTCTAGGCGGCGAAGGCTTTATTAACTCAGGGATTCAAATTCGCAGCATCCGGGCGCCGAAAGGTTCTGAGATGGTCGGCTACCAGGTCGATGCCGGCGACGGTTGGTGGGGAAAGCTCTATGACGAATCGCGTCGTAACAAGGTGATCGCCGAGGCCAAGGATCTTGCCGCCGTCAACGCGGCCATCAAGAAGGATGATTGGAATGAGTTCCGAATTGTCGCCGAAGGCCCGCGCATT
The nucleotide sequence above comes from Blastopirellula sp. J2-11. Encoded proteins:
- a CDS encoding PVC-type heme-binding CxxCH protein, yielding MQISIAAESNQASLPESQVFYRQAVQDSAGKSWRSLFNGKNFAGWKVVLKNQQPGEDPDKIFQAVDDTIHVYRDTPAGKTMPYGVLLTDREYCDYRLRFEYRWGEKKFAPRMRQKRDAGLLYHTIGAEKIWPTSVECQVQEGDTGDLYFVYTGGDSPVDASQKQFTDAASNGAYKTFGQPGKVTRVVKSQTRESDGWTTVEVVVRGDRALHLVNGQINNFCVNMKAFQKSPGKAIPLTSGRIAFQCECAEVLYRNIELLELAPDPQLSETTFTPADESPAPTKPLEPQAGLSAWKARDGFRVELMAAEPLTMDPVAIDWDADGRLWVVEMADYPNGLDGNGKPGGRIRVLENTNADSQYDKSTLFMDGLNFPNGIVAWNDGVIVTAAPEILYLADTDKDGVCDRKEVLFSGFHEGNQQLRMNGLRWGLDGWIYCASGSHASSYGGGTKIKSHRTGELFQIGSRDFRFHPTTGIVEPLSGPSQFGRNTDGWGNWFGVQNSFPLWHYVLEEKYLCRNPHMIAPEPRSLLTEANPRVYPISEIESRFHSHQQAGRFTSACSGMVYRDSLLFAEGDVSHSFTCEPVHNIIQHNLLTRQGVSFTMQRDSANDTVDFLASQDRWCRPVMVRTGPDGALWVVDMYRYVIEHPHWLPEAGKQAIAPYVRAGDGRGRIYRVVPEEGVVHPPLRLREQSTAALVELLDHTNGWIRDNAKRLLFETQDPALEAAIRDFLDLDHTPLGRLNALYVLHGIGETDEKILVKGLKDPSMPIRRHSLRMAERIADPSPELSQAIANLAQDPDPVIQLQLACSLGQWNQPFAVELMAKLLPQHLSSKWIRTALLSSLTSENIAAVALSISELPPEKEAVREVYREVMRMALALDVHEPLLRILSENSEETEDLARAMIAVDIVSRLSNVQKDNLPTQLIEAIPHVAESSRHVITSNTAPAWLKTLAIHTLFLVPDKLSSDLKLAAQILQPTVSSDLQKALICKLGEQSTPECCDVLLSGWSAYSPQMRRTILEEIASQPAWHDRFIQALRDRTLVAADIDLALQQRFLNHPAADQFRVYFHASVEPSNNTSIETGSVDQGDATQGRIVFQKNCSVCHRFRDEGGQVGPNLGSLTNRTPKNLLEAIVAPNKSVDSKYLNYLIATVDGRVISGIITNESDHSLTILRSNGESTAIFREDIEELQSTGKSLMPEGFGKSISHNNMADLVAYLMQQD
- a CDS encoding helix-turn-helix transcriptional regulator translates to MEATIPIEITRTNLSGTFFLACFGGEGLVLIDGEWRQVSAGQACIQPPLIPNGLKGIPNVPWRFCWVRYQELPKRKPIVSLHSPALRKYDVTPIRLAVQGFTSEVTQGGDAGQILRWIELLHNYVLNFAHPQRQDERLTKIWSIVEHRLDEPWTLGALAEIGCVSKEHLRRLCLTSLGRSPVQHVTFLRMQKAASLLRSTNLTIEAVARQLGYASQFSFSDTFQRWFNCRPSKFREH
- a CDS encoding DUF1559 domain-containing protein, whose product is MSKSLRLGFTLVELLVVIAIIGVLIALLLPAIQQAREAARRMSCTNNLKQVGLALHNYHDTLGQFPPGHSLSSDCSKQYGSWVVAILPGMEQTSLRELYVDTTDWWRGENQPARAIEVDTLVCASDVNVANYNTTYDFGFRGNYAANIGIGTYSRSQCGSPDDHTGLTTKGPFLLNAKVGMRDITDGTSNTFAIGEIRRVNSNDSRGALFADAGSNLLAFDFGPNPTSADITERCVNQPENGLPCSSNGSGGPHRLSARSLHPGGVNMLLFDGSVRFVPETVSLTTWQGMASMNGQEVVDSSF
- a CDS encoding GntR family transcriptional regulator, whose amino-acid sequence is MARQSDTQAPPTKARRIFLDLRSKILSRKIDANTQLTLRPIASEYGTGINAASEAIKALAAEGFVTLEGKAGARVITRDLHRIRAEGVLRIAIECEAIRRCAMLADDIQLSVLGGLAEKVDRLFEEGNQLDQCRQADIAFHVTITDFCGVPELRESLIPLLDRLVTLDQTEKRTSEIPGQKHLEVYEGLKSRDPVQAADVMRHHLEHSLSLTLALLYT
- a CDS encoding Tm-1-like ATP-binding domain-containing protein gives rise to the protein MAVIAVLGTLDTKGQEHAFVADAIRSRGHDVLLIDVGSDQLPAVEPDISREEVAQAASLDWRTISARHDRGECVSAMSLAAPELLSRFVHERRIDGVISLGGGGGTAIATAAMRCLPVGFPKVMVSTLASGNTAHYLGTKDIVMIPSVVDVAGLNRISRRIFAQAAGAICGMVETELDESAAKPLIVASMFGNTTQCIDKAIPALEKAGYEVLVFHATGAGGRAMESLIRDGLVDGVLDVTTTEWADELVGGVLSAGPDRLDAAALAGVPAIVAPGCLDMANFGERSTLPPKFEGRNLYIHNPQVTLMRTNKAECRELGRILAEKVNRYTAPVTVLLPLQGVSVISAPGQPFYDPAADAALFDSLTENLDESIAIRRIDANINDEEFARACTQSLLQNIHAHQPSTV
- a CDS encoding Dabb family protein, producing MPSVKHFGVFQFKDHIDSQQIERCFAAMHGMVGEIPGLTEMIHGPYKSDEGLNSGYTHGFIMTFESPEARDAYLPHPLHERVKEIVVPCLERVIVFDFDVNP
- a CDS encoding phosphoenolpyruvate hydrolase family protein, with the protein product MPNPWTGIGNPYTRQEVVDRLRATIDRNEPIIAGGAGVGISAKLLERGGVDLIIVYNSGRFRMAGHGSTAGLMAYGDANAIAMEIGEHEVLPVVEETPVICGVHATDPRRRMWHWLLQVKEMGFSGVNNFPTHTIVDGEFRQILEETGMSVKKEFEMVSLARKMDLFSIVYVASSSEARAMAEAGADVIIAHVGTTIGGTIGVVNAACTLEQAAMRTQGICSAAMRVRSDIICLSHGGPILTPEDAAYINQHTDAVGFVGASSLERIAFEDSLTDLTRRFKSIPVAKAVSEV